In Bombus huntii isolate Logan2020A chromosome 3, iyBomHunt1.1, whole genome shotgun sequence, a single genomic region encodes these proteins:
- the LOC126864348 gene encoding golgin subfamily A member 6-like protein 22, which translates to MNKDKEVWEYLRTFNIIGLTETWTEESKWERVKHRLPKEYDWKCRAARREWRKGRAKGGIITGVNKNLREIEYKEIGDDIVERKIRYKEKIYRIVVVYNRDKKRTWKETEERVEGREEEVTIIGGDWNARTGEEGGLINEELGKEKSRRSKDKKISMEGRMLLRLLNERGWTIINGRDKEGDEWTYVGEREKSSPLPLEIEIEGPELQRDEERKEEEKERREWTKESVGRYLEECKDWISRGRTVEEMWAEIKKKINEAIPKKRVRIRKWSIGEKKGETGRGRDGENQQDQNRARSIEIVDEEIREEEWKNHFMETLEGTENKEDRRTEGRREEEESKEEREDNIEKAEVIFQIRKLKEKESTGQDGLENEVWKYASKEVGEALWVMLGKIWNGNGIPEDWRKGVICPIYKRGDKGAVKSYRGVTIMDTAYKIYAGILDERLKVEIEDKLVESQFGFRKGRGVIDAVYVLNYIIDKQLSGERGKQSAYFADLKSAFDRVNRKKLGEIMRRMGVNEKLTRRIEEIYEDTKNVVRIRNNNTEEFWTVRGVRQGCPLSPTLFNIYVAGLEEEMRKGQVGGIVVGDRKVWSLSYADDIVLIADREEELKEMMKRFKTFLEEVELELSTEKTKLLGLDTTTPDYILREECKIEEIREKALKRAVRYEEKALESKKELVKECIKERERYRGKGQEGKRARKRKMRLEEAREGRTQGEAEDRQERMTANRIIEERKKRETEEREKRIRESKYNRYYRNIAKEGLPKYLEGKMKWEDRSMVARFRCGNETRAREHWKEEEERGCRLCKKGEKDLKHVVEECEITGGARNMGEVLKETGGGLAELKAIIVKRRAAEEGEERQGGSTARKQKPKKDKR; encoded by the exons ATGAACAAGGACAAAGAGGTATGGGAATATTTGAGGACATTTAACATAATCGGCCTCACGGAAACATGGACAGAGGAAAGCAAATGGGAAAGGGTAAAGCATAGACTGCCCAAGGAATACGACTGGAAATGCAGGGCAGCAAGGAGAGAATGGAGAAAGGGAAGGGCAAAAGGGGGTATAATAACAGGCGTAAACAAAAATCTGAGGGAAATAGAGTATAAGGAAATAGGTGACGACAtagtagaaagaaaaataaggtACAAGGAGAAGATATATAGAATAGTGGTGGTGTATAACCGGGACAAGAAAAGGACATGGAAAGAAACGGAAGAAAGAGTAGAGGGGAGGGAAGAGGAAGTGACGATCATAGGAGGAGACTGGAATGCAAGAACGGGAGAAGAGGGAGGGCTGATAAACGAGGAActaggaaaagaaaagagcaGGAGATCAAAAGACAAGAAAATAAGTATGGAAGGAAGAATGCTGCTAAGGTTGCTGAATGAAAGAGGCTGGACGATAATTAACGGTCGAGACAAAGAAGGAGACGAGTGGACCTATGTGGGGGAGAGGGAAAAATCA AGTCCGTTGCCGTTGGAAATAGAAATAGAGGGACCAGAGTTACAAAGAGATgaggaaagaaaagaggaagagaaggagagaaggGAATGGACAAAAGAAAGTGTGGGAAGATATTTAGAGGAGTGCAAAGACTGGATAAGCAGAGGAAGAACAGTAGAGGAAATGTGGGCAGAAATTAAGAAGAAGATAAACGAGGCAATACCAAAGAAAAGAGTAAGGATAAGAAAATGGAGCATAGGAGAAAAG aaaggagaaacaggaagaggaagagatgGAGAAAATCAACAAGATCAAAACAGAGCAAGAAGCATAGAAATCGTAGACGAGGAGATAAGGGAAGAGGAgtggaaaaatcattttatggaAACGTTAGAGGGGACAGAAAACAAAGAGGACAGAAGAACAGAGGGGcggagagaggaggaggaatCAAAGGAGGAGAGAGAAGACAACATAGAGAAGGCAGAGGTAATATTccaaataagaaaattgaaagagaaagaatcaACGGGGCAAGATGGCTTGGAAAACGAGGTATGGAAGTATGCGTCGAAGGAAGTGGGGGAGGCGTTATGGGTGATGTTAGGAAAAATTTGGAATGGAAATGGGATACCCGAAGACTGGAGAAAAGGCGTGATATGTCCGATTTACAAGAGGGGGGACAAGGGAGCAGTGAAAAGCTACAGAGGGGTCACGATAATGGACACGGCATACAAGATTTATGCAGGAATTCTTGACGAGCGGCTGAAGGTGGAAATCGAAGACAAGCTGGTAGAGAGCCAATTCGGGTTTAGGAAAGGAAGAGGAGTGATAGACGCAGTGTACGTACTGAACtatataatagataaacaaTTGAGCGGGGAAAGAGGGAAGCAATCTGCATACTTCGCGGATCTAAAGTCAGCGTTCGATAGGGTTAACAGGAAGAAACTGGGAGAGATAATGAGGAGAATGGGGGTGAACGAGAAGTTAACCAGAAGGATAGAGGAGATATACGAGGATACAAAGAACGTAGTGAGGATCAGGAACAACAACACAGAAGAGTTTTGGACGGTGAGGGGAGTGAGACAAGGGTGCCCGCTGAGCCCGACATTATTTAACATCTATGTGGCAGGGCTGGAAGAGGAAATGAGGAAAGGGCAAGTAGGAGGCATAGTGGTAGGAGACAGGAAGGTATGGTCATTATCATACGCGGATGACATTGTATTGATAGCGGACAGAGAAGAGGAGTTAAAGGAAATGATGAAGAGATTTAAGACATTCCTAGAGGAAGTGGAACTGGAACTGAGCACCGAAAAGACGAAA TTGCTAGGCTTAGACACAACAACGCCAGACTACATCCTGAGAGAGGAGTGCAAGATAGAGGAAATTAGAGAAAAGGCATTGAAAAGAGCAGTAAGGTATGAGGAGAAAGCCTTGGAATCGAAGAAGGAATTAGTGAAGGAATGTataaaggagagagaaaggtATCGGGGAAAGGGccaagaagggaaaagagcaaggaaaagaaagatgaGGCTAGAAGAGGCGAGAGAGGGAAGGACTCAGGGAGAGGCAGAAGATAGACAAGAAAGGATGACAGCGAACCGGATcatagaagaaagaaagaaaagagaaacagaggagagggagaaaagaaTAAGGGAATCTAAATACAACAGATACTACAGAAACATAGCGAAAGAAGGACTACCAAAGTACCTAGAAGGAAAGATGAAATGGGAGGACAGAAGTATGGTAGCAAGATTCAGATGTGGTAACGAAACCAGGGCAAGAGAACACTggaaagaggaggaagaaagaggaTGCAGATTATgcaaaaaaggagagaaggACCTGAAGCACGTAGTAGAGGAATGCGAGATTACAGGAGGAGCAAGGAACATGGGAGAAGTGCTGAAGGAGACTGGAGGAGGACTGGCAGAACTGAAAGCGATAATAGTGAAGAGAAGAGCAGCAGAAGAGGGGGAGGAACGACAGGGAGGGAGCACAGCAAGGAAGCAAAAGCCAAAGAAGGATAAGCGTTAG